CACCGGGGTTTTCTGCTGTTGTAATAATTTATCTGAAAAAATTTCTAGAAGCAGCAGAAGCTGTCTTAAATTGGAATAAATCCTTATGAAATTCATGTCCAAATTTTCTCGAAAAGCCTTTTAAAGCTGGAAagtaaattgtttgaaatggaaaaagtttgatttttatttaatatttgttgattttgcgCATTAACGTCAAGTCTTGGATATTTCTCatttgtataaatttttttcatttgcaaagaCCCCtcaatttcttcatcaaaactACTTGAGTGCAGCTGTTCATTTTTCCAGTTTCAGTTTTCTAAGCAAAATACCTTTAGTTGAGTTTCAAACCTGAATAACCTTTCACTTCCAAAATCAAAGTATAAATTGTCTTCGCTGTCTGTCgtacatttcttataatttttgcccaaagaaattggtgttaaatcaaacaatatccttaaggtgataattttctttcttctcattacTGTTCTGTTCGAAAATGTATTGCTGCTACAAATAGAAAATCCTTTTTGATCAATATACTAAGAGAAGTATTTCTCTAACAGAGAAAGCTACAGCCTTTCTTAAAAAGTACCGGGAATTTCTCCcaactgaaaatttctttttcaaaaagttacccCTTGTCACTCGAGAAAgtataacaaattgaaaaattggcGTTTTTAAGTGTCAGTGGTTGTTAACATCAACATTTCTCGTCGGTCACAAGCTGGCGTTTGGTTAGTTTTGTGTCGAGGTGTTAAGTTCTTTTAACTGTCTGTTGGCTAAATTAGTTCGTCCTTATCTCCAACTTCTCTTAGTAAACGCTATCGCATTTGTTCAGTCTGCGAATTACACTCCAATTGTAGGGTTGCATGATACGCGAAATGCTATTAAAAGCTTACTTAGTGTGCAGAATAATCAGTGTAGTCGTGCGCGGCTTAACGGGTGTTTCAGTCATCTCAGTGGGTAAGAGTTTCGTCGTACAAAAGCGTTATCTTCAGAAGTGGCGGAGCGGTTTGTCACGCGGCTGGGCTCTTCAAATACCCACCAAACCAAACTTTTCGAAATGTCACCTACATTGTTAATTGGATTATAAAAAAACCTCTGTGTGAACCAGAGGTCCAGGATGTCCGTAATTTCTCTACCAAAACGTATAACCAGCGTCCCAAACAGTATCGCCAAGCTTATGAAACGATTTTTTTAGAAGAACACAAGACTGGACGTTTTGAAAAGCCGATTTTATGCTGCAATTAGGATGACTTCCTTACGTACTGTAATATTAGAGGGGGGgagtgtgggggggggggggggttggagtGATTAACATTGCAACGACTAACGACTTGTGGCTAAAAGTAAATTGTTGGAGATGAAACAGTTTTAAGTTCTCTCTAAGGTTTAAGTACCCGAAAACACTTCCAAagttttttgatttttgatttgaaaataaagttgtCATTGCTTCAACTTCTGatcataatttatcattttatcaaataaactTTCGGTTTTTGTTCTGAGCAGTTTCTGATTATAAGCAACCTAACATCCTAATCAAGtaagaaatattatttttaaattcaaaatctgctttcttgattaaaaataatccattgccacttgaaaaaaaaacatgcctTTGGAAATCTTCCAGCTCAAACAAAACGTAATTTACTTTGGTTACTGATTATGTTTGGTCTTTTTATCTCGGAAGTAATCTGGAgtgataaatttatcttaaggctttcaaaatgtaatttgatCGAACTCAAACACATTTAAGCCAATCATTCTTTGTGTCAAACATCCGTTCGTAACAAAGCAgaaatcgataaaaaaaaaaccaatgacGTGCTAAATCTTgcgaaaaaaaggttttttagaAATCAAGTGAAATGCGCCATGCTGTGATTACTTCCTTTTCTATTTCGATCAATTTCTTTGTCAACTTCTCCAGTCCAAAAATACTGTAGAAACATTAGATACACTACACTAAGAGGAATTCAGAAACGAGAAGGGACCTGAGAGCAAACTGCCTATAAAATACCAATGAGATTGACTAATTTGATTATCGACTTGAAGTTTGGAGATTTTGCATCCAttcggtctgtgattggtcagcaAAACCGGCACTatcctcttaaccaatcagacgcaaaacgTAAACTAATCGTGACctggtcgcccgcgttttcccgcgtttttgatagtttgcctgtttttcttttgagtgctcattggctaatgatgaaGTAAACGTTTGTTACAATTGGCCGtcgtgattactttggtttgggtTTTTTAGAtagtcaattgaaaactgctctatcaAAGTGGATAAATCGTCCAAGAGAAATTCTTCAACCTCGTCCAATTGGAATTAAACAGATGGGTGAGATAGAagtgatttcttttttggcTTGCACCCAGGCCCCTTTTCGTTTCTGagcattttaaataaatatcagGAACCAATTTTCAAAGCAGGTTCTTTCGGTAGAATTTAAGAATCCTAGGAGGAAAAAATCGCTTATCCATTTTGTGTTTCattctttaatttcaaatttatttttactctaTCAATCGttctttctctttgttaagTGTTGAATAATCATATGGTAATCTGGTTGAAGTcgagatgaaaggaaaaaaaatgataggtATGTCAGAAGTACCCGTTTGTTTGAGAATAGGCTTTGAAACAACTAGGTCCTGATATttagcaacaacaaaaagaaagcaGAGAAAACGTCTGTAACATTGACTTCACATCGATTGAATATTTTATAGCCATACCTATAAATTTGGTTcggaaagaaataaagaaggaatACAATTCTATGACGTCGAGCAACAATAGAAGTCGAGTTGATTTTGGCCAAAACGTTCTCTTTGCCTTCATTGTCATTGACTGTATGCATGCTCTAAATcctaacaaattaaaaaattgagcaaCCTACGTTTAATTAAGTCCTCTTGCATCTCTCTAAACTATTTCTTTCTGAACCCATTCATTTCCAATCCTCCTTTTCAAGTTTCTGATCCTCCAGTTGTCATTTCCTTCCCTGGACCCTGTAAATTAACATGTTGATTCATTACACGTCGCTCGTCATCAATGAAGGACTAATCACCGAAACAAAATCAATGGGACAGGGATTTCTCGTTTATCCCATAGAAGCATATACCTTTCTGAAAATACCAgttcatacattttttttttcggtcttgAGTAGTAAAGAAAGTAATCCCGGAACTTCTTTCCGGGCTTCACTTTgcataaaatttgttttgcaaattttccCTGCACGAATTTCTCAGCTATTATATCTCACCTTTGCCTGCCGTTTTCACTGTCCGCATGTTTTTTCCCTCGCATTTAAAAAGGACAGCAAAACCCTAAAATTGAccaaaaataggaaaaatcaTTCAATTGCCGCTGTCGAGTCATAGAAGAGGAAAAGCACAGGGAGATTTCTACTATGTTAACTGCTTTAGTGGAATCACCTTTTCTTCTtgtaaaatcataaattttcAGAAGTAACCCAACAAGTTACAAAGTGAGAGATACTTACTTTTCATTAGAGGGATCTCTCTTCTCTTCGCTGACCTCGTATGGTGGTTGTTCTGTTTCAATTTCTGcgatgacaaaaataaagaaataagacGAGAATAACTTATTTTGTAAATTAGTAATTTCAGTCTCTATCATAGGATGTAGTTCGGCTGTTATAATTTGCAAACTATTAAAGGATAACTCGCTAATAAACCAACGTAAACAAGATaaccaatgtttgtttttaacttttgagTTCATATGCCTTATGTGATAAATTCTACTGCAGTGATCAAGTGCCCTGAACAAACAGAGCATGCAATTAATGCAACGAACAGAGCTCCTTTGATAGCGCAAGAGATTTCTTCATCAACTTTAGGCAACGTTGGGACTTGAAGATGAACGAATATATCATTTTAAATGTATCAAACCTTCGTAAGCCTTAGTGGTTTCTTACTAATCAATTAAACTTTAGGGCACAAGGTCTTGTTCCAAAAGGGAAAAGACATACCCGAGTGGTTGACGATGTAAAGCTTACATAGATAAAATAGCTTTGGACAGGGTAATACAACAGCCGAGGTACTTTATTCGAAAGCAGCGAATAATGCAAACGAAGTCAGAAAACTTACGTTAGCATCTTGAACAACAACTCCCTCCAAACAGTGATTCATTCGCTTACCTCGTCTCAAGTCATATCTATTCTGCCAAACTTCGTTCAGTTCAAATTCGGCTCCCGAACTTTAGAGAAGGGAACATTCGGcttgaaaatactttttgaaTTGCTTCTGAGCGCAGAAGTAGGTGGAATACGTCGGGTTTCTGTTCGGAGAAGCGCAACAAACCACATGCCACACTGACCTGAAGTGTGAGACAAACGTGAatgtataattaattttaaacattaTCTCGTCCTCATCCCACTACATAAATTACCCACCACAAGTCCTGAGTTTTTCACATCACCCATGCAACTCTTTTTTCAGAGGATCTGTATTGAAATAATGAAGTGTACACGTTTTATGAGGTATCATTAAAAGTCTGAGAAAGTAAAGGTTGTCAAGAagtcaggtaatttagtgttaacaactaggttgaaaacgtaaattagccaccgtaaagagtaaaaaagctgacgtttcgagcgttagcccttcgctctgacgaagggctaacgctcgaaacgtcagctttttcactctttacggtggctaatttacgttttcaacccagttgttaacactaaattacctgttatactctcccaccgacgcagcaccacagtttctttagaaacttacccctttattaatttGTCAAGAAGTCAGTTGTAAACAAGTGGGGGTGGGGAAAGTGGCTCTGAAGGTGATTTGAAAGGAGTGAAGGCTGTCTTTGAATTTCGAGATATTTTAATATGAAATTTATCGTTGATATCTGTTTGAGAAACCTTTCCTAATGTGTTGCCAGAAATCGGAAAAATGTCAGGCTGAGAATTGTACCACCCAGCCCTTGCTACAAAACTTCGGACCCAGGTTCCAATCTCGATGATAAACAGACGGTCTAATAAGGCGATCGGCAAACATGGCTGTGATCGGACAATGTGAATATGGATTTCTCGTCGATCACAGGAAAAGTATCTCTGAATCAGTTTCATCGTTGTCATTGTCGTGTAAAGAAGCGTTCTTTGCTCTTTACGAGCCTCATTTTAGAACTTCAACTAACAGCAGTTCATCGGGATCAAAAAGGAGAAAGGTACATGCAAGTTTTGAGATCAGGGAAACAGCGAAAGCAGTCTGAGATAATCTGACGGAACTTAACTTTTAAAATCAAGAATTGCACAACGACGAAAGCTCTGTAACATTTGTGTTTTATGTGAAATAATCACCCACCAGGAAACACTCAAAGTAAATGCGATGCTCTCATTTTAGAAGTTTGCACAATACAGTTATAGTAATTGTATGCGACTCCCTcgtgttttgattcattttgatcCGTTCATCTATCAATCGTAACCTTCTGTAAGATAGTGACTTACTTGCAGTTGCCTTTGTAGCGGAAGAAATCTGTCCAAGTTGTTCGTACAGAGGAAGAATTAGATGCTGCTGCACACCATAGCAAGGTAAACATTCAACTTCTCAACCCTCGACGTGCCAAGTTTGCTCACGCTGTCCATcattaaatgtaaaaaagacaaacaggaTTCTGCCTCTGTTGGTAAACATCACCACCATTCCCATGTTCTttcttgaggaaaaaaagaatcatCTTAATCAGTACTCTGTTGTAGCCTCCCGCATGGCAAAGGAAATTATCCAATATGTACACGTGTGGTGttgttcaaattaaaaaaattacttatagTCGAGTTGCCTTTGTCAAAGACAAGCACCTTAAAGAACATTGTCAAGTTTCCATCCAGGAAAATTGCTTTTCCGAGATGAGTATATTAGGTTTGTAAAACATACACAAAGGATTTGAACGTCAAATACAACTCTGAGTGGCAAATTGAGGATTTCCATAAAAAAGTGTtgataaaaaaagtttaaaaacttagTATACTAAGATGTGAAAGTTTAAATCTCTCCACCTTAAAAGAGCCTTTGGTGGCAGTGAGGAGGTAAAACTGAAGAAATGATAGAGAGAGTTTCAAAGAAATGGTTTTTGATATAGGGGTGCTCAGCATTCAGAGGTTGAATCCCACTCGACTGCTGAATGCTGCGTCATTTGAACTGATTGGGAGTTCTGCTATTTGTGCCTTGATGGAATGCCAGTCCATCTCAGgttaccccctcccccttcccttcACTTAACATTTTGTGTGGCTCTCTTACAATTTTCAGGGTGGGGCAGGTTGGTGTTTACAAGTCTTGCCCAACAACACAACATAATGACCCCATTGGAGATTAAAACCCAGACCCTCTAAGTCCAGTGACTTGTGCACCAAACATTAAGCCTCAGCATTTCCTATGAAAATCAGTGTTacacaaaaatgtttacaaCATCTCACACCAAAGCTTTTAGCCTCATTGTTTCTATTAATCTTTGATTAATTCAGATAAAAGACACAATTGCAACAGGAACAGAGAAGCTTGTGCACATTGGTGTGGATATGGGCTATTTTCTACCTGAAAATGATCTTAGTGAACAAAGTAATTTAGAGTCAGGTAAACTTTGCACCACAATAGTACTAGTCAACTAGTTAGACAGTCTGTACCAGCAAAACTGTGACCTCTTCTAAATGCTTCAATCTCCAAGATCTACTTGCCACTgttgaaacaaattttgacaCATCAATATATAATAATTATTGCCAATTGAAAGGATATAATCAAGGATGACTGAAACAAGTTCTTCATGACAGAAGTGCCACTAACATCGATGAGCTTAACTTCTAACAAGTTAGTATTATATTTTAAGTAGAACATCTGTGACTGGTAGACattatttaaattcaattcttgaTGAAGACTAAAGTGCTGTCCTCCTTATTGACAAATGATCTCAATTTGTAAGGTCTATTACcctttaaaagtttttaaaatagttttgaatTTACAGAACTAGCTTTGACTGATTGCAAGCACTTTTCTGGACTGTCAACTGATGTTCAAAGTCACAGCAGATGTCTGTCCAGTGATCATTTGGAACCTTTAATCATCAAAGGTTATTTATGTTATTCTTGTAAATTGTCAATCCAAGacttaattttcatttccacagttgtttattgttttaaaaatgcatGTTTTCCTCTTAAACAACCCAACGATTACCAGTTATGACTCCAGATCACAATTCTCTCCCCCAGCTGCTAAACatctccttgtaaatcagtaacaataatttggtgttagcttaagttaacaacttctaccagataagtttgagtaatcttGTTGACTGTTTgttggatgatgtatggatattttagaaGTTCCATActgatcacttctgggggttaaagggttaagctaatCAGACAATGCAACCAGATAATTATCCTCTGGAAGTACAGTCAATACCTATCTTAAGCAGTCATTTACCATTAATGACAGAGTGACCACTCAATACTAATTTACTGATttactgcttaatacaggttccacagagtAGAGGAgtattaaaggaaatgataaataCACCATGTTTTGCCATAATTATTGACCACATAGTTTAACAAACCTTACTCAAAAACACCACTAACATCAATTTTtggagataaacatggattaaattttacttgaaagattattcttagttttatttgagggGATGTGCTTCAAGTGATCATTTGATGCTGAAAGGTGgagaacaatacaaacaggccattAGGACTTCATAAAGGGTGACCATgactgcttaatagaggtggAAATTACAGTTAGTTATTAAGACTTTGAAAATCAACCccttaatacagggtgactaCTTCATACAGTGCCCCTTAGTACAGGTTCAACTGTACCTCCTTCCTTTTCACAAGCTCTCTAATGGCCCAAAATGaatgttgttgtctttgttttagGAAAGTAAGTTAGATGATATAATATTACAGCATATTAATAGTTTTGTAGATATTACCTGttgagaaaattgacaaataatTAACCATGTCTCTCTTGTACAAAGGTGATTTCACTGGAAGTGAAAAGTCTCTGTTGAACCGTATCATTTATTACCCTGGTAGCAAACCCACAGTTTTGAATGTATCTGGGGAGAAATACATTTTACCTGCAGATTGCAACTTCTTGATGTCTGATGCACAGAACTTAGGACCTCTTGTTAATTATGGTTAGTTTAACCATGATATGTTAACCCTAGTTAACTCAGTCTATAACTCCCTTTGGTGACCAGGTCAGacttaacaataaaagctaagttttttgtttgtctcatgatgtagtcaTGTATGATGTAGATCACAACATttcaactgcatactgctagtcttcttcaggcaataaggtcgactggtcatgcatGATCTTATAATGcatgatcttataaagcatgatgctctgctgtgattagttgtttttcaacagctctgattggtgcatttcgatccttgctgttcactcagtcAAAAAAAGTcagactttctccttacaatatcaatacaaattCAAGCAGaccagtgaaaagaaaaaagaaaaatataaattgggtgattattggttgatctaataccgagttctctaaactaacatcataagaatagtatggcagacagtaaggagaattacaagtgagatcttgggagtgaaagggtcaaaaGAAAGCAGTGGCTTTTTggctttttcaatattttagtaATGACTCAGACATATATTTATCATTTGCATCCTCAACAGCCCAATGCTATGGAGGTTATAACTTGCTGGTGTTGGATCCTCCATGGTTCAACAAATCTGCGAAGCGTGGCTCAAAGTGAgaggattttcattttttcttttttcatggcTAACCCTAACCAAAAAATTGTGCACCATTCCGGATCAAGCTTGCTCCCTAATTGGAAAGAGTTGAGTTTAACAGTCATACAACATTACTGAATGGAGAGAGAAAAAGCCCCTTATCCTTCCAAAATATATTGACCATACTTTACTTTACTCATTGCTCCTCTTCCCTCAGCCAGGCCTTCATCAACCTAGTATGGCTTGAAGTCTTATTTTGTTAAtctttacataatttttatatATCTTTTCAAGGTATTCCTTCATGTCATTATGGCAAATAAAATCACTCCCAGTCCCTTGCCTTCTTGCCCCTGGTGCTCTGGTGGGGATCTGGGTTACCAACAAACAGAAGTACTTAAGGTTTACAAGGACAGAGCTCTTTCCTCATTGGTCCATGGAGCTAATGGCAGAGTGGTACTGGGTTAAAGTAACAAGAAAAGGAGAACTGGTGACTGATTTAGATTCACCTCATAAAAAACCATATGAGCCACTGTTATTAGGACGTTTTAATCCAAAGATGGATGGCCTAAGGTCATCTTGTTGTCTCATAAATAATGAGAAAAACTCTTCTGAAAAGGAGATGGAATCAGCCTTTGTTGATAGGGGATCTCTCAATGAATCTTCACTTccaactaaaaggaaaaagatcagtgataatgatgatgatatcaGGACAGAATACACCTGcgatataaataaaaatacagcTATGGCAATTTCACTTGAGTGGAATCCACCATCAATATATAAATCAGTTGGAGAAATCACCAGCCAAGACAGTAGACATTGTGAAACAGGAGTTCAGAATCCTAGAAATTGTTGGTTAAACTGTCAAGGAGTATATCATGAAGATAAAATGGACATCACACAGGGCTTGAATAGTCCAACTGACGTTGTGCAAAAACAACAAGCTATGCAAAAGGTTAAGGAGCAGGAGCAGAAAGGCAGTATTGGTATTACgaaaaatagtttgaaaatCTCAAGTGAGCAATCAGAACCTAAAGAGCTAGAGCCAGATTCTAAACCTTGTGAGTTGTTACCCTATCATCAGATCATATGCAGTGTTCCTTGTAAGATTCATTCCAGGAAGCCTCCTCTGCATGGTGAGCTAAACTTCTCCTAACTTATAAATTGTTAAAAGCACTAATCTACTCATGTATAGCTGCCTCAAGATAACTACCACAGGTACAGCAGATATGTTTCATGGAGTACACTCTATGGAAAAACCGAACTGAAGCATGAAGCTAAATAATGTTTTAGATATTCCcagtttctttttcatctttcataTCATAAAATTTCAGAAAACTAATGAAAAGATATGTGTCCAGCCAACAAATTTAAATACCAAGGACACTTTTtgccaataaaattaaaaaagattttttaaaatttttttttctttgatctaaGCAAATAGGAATGTGTGTATATGGTCATTATATTGCCTGGTAGGccttattttagttaaagatgCCTTTGAGTTAAGGACAGTTACAATGTACATCTTACATCCTTTCCTAATATTTTACATAGAGGACTATATTATATATTTTCCACAGTAATGACCACATACAGTGTACCAATTCTTATCTACAATTTATGaaaccttgtttttgttttgtttttctttcatcagaAATCTTTTCAAAGTACATGCCACCTAATTCATTATGTCTGGAAATGTTTGCTCGAAATCTAACTCCTCACTGGACCAGCTGGGGGAATGAGGTAATCACTCAAgctgtttgatgtttttgttacaACTACCTTACAGTGCGCgagtctgtttgttttttacctCATTTTACTGTACTTAATACTGTCATTGTCTTTTCTTGATTGACTTAATTTGAAAAGTGTTCTTCGTTTGTTTGGATCTTGTCAAGGTGAACATCAAAATATCAAGAAGAGTCATTCAAAATAGAAATTCCCTTTCCCCATACAATGAATTATATTTTTAGTCTTTAATGGATAGCCTTGCTTTTCCTCTTTgcaattcaatttgaaaaaatgatttcatttctTATCACCAGGTGCTTAAGTTTCAGAGCATGGAGTACTTTGAAGAGTGTACAACTGAACAAGTACCTAGaaaaatccaagaaaaaaaacagtattcTTACAAATTGCTAACCATGACCTTGTGGTGGCTGTGTATCATTTGCTTCCAAGTTTCTGATAGTAGAAGGAAGATTCTTTAGCATTTTTGCTGAAAGCTGTGAAGTACTGTCTTTGATTAGTAAAATTTGTTATCAGAAGTTGAAACCTTTGTAGTTTTTGTTGCAAAATCACCCCCACAGTGTGTTAAGATTGCAGAGTTGTCTCAGCAACCAAATTTTCTTCTTGGTAGCAAGCTTCATTGTAGCACATCCTTATATCTAATAAAAACGCATTATAGACCAGGGTtcagttgtataaagggtggataacgctatccgaCGTATAAATCGCTATAAGTGATAacaaaacgtatagcgttatccaccggatagagatttattcagtggatagtgttatccgaCCTTCGAACAACTAAGGCCAGAAAGTTATTTATTAGAGACCATGGATGTTTCCGGAAATGTAATGTAAGAACTTAATAACATCTGCATCCCATACAATTTTGCGCTTCCTTCATCCTGTTAAACTAGAGAAAAGCCTTAACCTGCA
This is a stretch of genomic DNA from Pocillopora verrucosa isolate sample1 chromosome 12, ASM3666991v2, whole genome shotgun sequence. It encodes these proteins:
- the LOC131783374 gene encoding N(6)-adenine-specific methyltransferase METTL4 isoform X1, with the protein product MAVIGQCEYGFLVDHRKSISESVSSLSLSCKEAFFALYEPHFRTSTNSSSSGSKRRKRKKSVQVVRTEEELDAAAHHSKIKDTIATGTEKLVHIGVDMGYFLPENDLSEQSNLESELALTDCKHFSGLSTDVQSHSRCLSSDHLEPLIIKGDFTGSEKSLLNRIIYYPGSKPTVLNVSGEKYILPADCNFLMSDAQNLGPLVNYAQCYGGYNLLVLDPPWFNKSAKRGSKYSFMSLWQIKSLPVPCLLAPGALVGIWVTNKQKYLRFTRTELFPHWSMELMAEWYWVKVTRKGELVTDLDSPHKKPYEPLLLGRFNPKMDGLRSSCCLINNEKNSSEKEMESAFVDRGSLNESSLPTKRKKISDNDDDIRTEYTCDINKNTAMAISLEWNPPSIYKSVGEITSQDSRHCETGVQNPRNCWLNCQGVYHEDKMDITQGLNSPTDVVQKQQAMQKVKEQEQKGSIGITKNSLKISSEQSEPKELEPDSKPCELLPYHQIICSVPCKIHSRKPPLHEIFSKYMPPNSLCLEMFARNLTPHWTSWGNEVLKFQSMEYFEECTTEQVPRKIQEKKQYSYKLLTMTLWWLCIICFQVSDSRRKIL
- the LOC131783374 gene encoding N(6)-adenine-specific methyltransferase METTL4 isoform X2, with amino-acid sequence MGYFLPENDLSEQSNLESELALTDCKHFSGLSTDVQSHSRCLSSDHLEPLIIKGDFTGSEKSLLNRIIYYPGSKPTVLNVSGEKYILPADCNFLMSDAQNLGPLVNYAQCYGGYNLLVLDPPWFNKSAKRGSKYSFMSLWQIKSLPVPCLLAPGALVGIWVTNKQKYLRFTRTELFPHWSMELMAEWYWVKVTRKGELVTDLDSPHKKPYEPLLLGRFNPKMDGLRSSCCLINNEKNSSEKEMESAFVDRGSLNESSLPTKRKKISDNDDDIRTEYTCDINKNTAMAISLEWNPPSIYKSVGEITSQDSRHCETGVQNPRNCWLNCQGVYHEDKMDITQGLNSPTDVVQKQQAMQKVKEQEQKGSIGITKNSLKISSEQSEPKELEPDSKPCELLPYHQIICSVPCKIHSRKPPLHEIFSKYMPPNSLCLEMFARNLTPHWTSWGNEVLKFQSMEYFEECTTEQVPRKIQEKKQYSYKLLTMTLWWLCIICFQVSDSRRKIL